Proteins found in one Miscanthus floridulus cultivar M001 chromosome 4, ASM1932011v1, whole genome shotgun sequence genomic segment:
- the LOC136552036 gene encoding heat shock 70 kDa protein, mitochondrial-like: MAFGALVASRLARSGRTLASAVAQGPMPHRTAPPLLSRLGAVARLLSTKPAAADVIGIDLGTTNSCVSVMEGKTPRVIENAEGTRTTPSIVAKNQNGDLLIGITASRQAVTNAQNTIRGSKRLIGRTFDDPQTQKEMKMVPYKIVKAPNGDAWVEMGGQQYSPSQIGAFVLTKMKETAEAYLGKTVSKAVITVPAYFNDAQRQATKDAGRIAGLEVMRIINEPTAAALSYGMNNKEGLIAVFDLGGGTFDVSILEISNGVFEVKATNGDTFLGGEDFDGALLEYQVSEFKKSDNIDLSKDKLALQRLREAAEKAKVELSSTMQTEINLPFITADTSGAKHFNITLTRSKFESLVSNLIERTRIPCVNCLKDAGISAKEIDEVLLVGGMTRVPKVQEVVSQIFNKPPSKGVNPDEAVAMGAAIQGGILRGDVKELLLLDVTPLSLGIETLGGIFTRLINRNTTIPTKKSQVFSTAADNQTQVGVKVLQGEREMAADNKLLGEFQLEGIPPAPRGVPQIEVTFDIDANGIVKVSAKDKATGKEQEITIKSSGGLSEVEIEKMVKEAELHAQKDQERKSLIDLKNSADTTIYSIEKSVSEYKDKVPAEVTKEIESAVSDLRAAMAEDDLEKIKQKLEAANKAVSKIGEHMQQGGGGSTGSSGSSSGGDQTPEAEYQDAKEAKM, encoded by the exons ATGGCCTTCGGAGCTCTCGTCGCGTCGAGGCTGGCCAGGTCCGGCCGCACCCTCGCATCCGCCGTTGCCCAG GGTCCCATGCCCCATCGGACAGCGCCTCCTCTGCTCTCCAGGCTTGGAGCAGTAGCTCGTCTTCTCAG CACAAAGCCGGCCGCGGCCGATGTCATCGGTATCGATCTAGGCACAACGAATTCCTGCGTCTCCGTCATGGAAGGAAAG ACACCACGGGTGATTGAAAATGCGGAAGGCACGAGGACaactccctccattgttgccaaGAATCAGAATGGTGACCTGCTGATCGGTATCACCGCGAGCCGGCAGGCGGTAACCAATGCCCAGAACACAATCCGTGGGTCGAAGCGTCTGATCGGTAGGACTTTTGATGACCCGCAGACCCAGAAGGAAATGAAGATGGTGCCTTACAAGATTGTCAAGGCACCGAATGGTGATGCCTGGGTGGAGATGGGTGGCCAGCAGTACTCCCCTAGCCAGATTGGTGCATTTGTTCTCACTAAGATGAAGGAAACTGCAGAGGCTTACCTTGGCAAGACGGTCTCTAAGGCTGTTATTACTGTCCCAGCTTATTTCAATGATGCTCAACGCCAGGCTACCAAGGATGCTGGTAGGATTGCTGGACTGGAGGTTATGAGGATTATCAATGAGCCCACTGCTGCAGCTTTGTCATATGGAATGAACAACAAGGAGGGCCTTATCGCTGTGTTTGACCTGGGTGGTGGCACATTTGATGTGTCAATCCTTGAGATATCAAATGGAGTTTTTGAG gtcaaggcaaccaatggtgaTACTTTCCTTGGTGGTGAGGACTTTGATGGTGCACTGCTTGAGTATCAGGTTAGCGAGTTCAAGAAGTCAGACAACATTGATCTGAGCaaggacaagttagcactgcaaaggcTCAGGGAAGCTGCTGAGAAGGCCAAGGTTGAGCTTTCCTCCACTATGCAGACTGAAATCAACCTCCCGTTTATCACTGCTGATACCTCTGGTGCAAAGCACTTCAACATTACCTTGACCAGATCgaagtttgagtctcttgtgagcaatctcatcGAGAGGACTCGCATCCCTTGTGTGAACTGCCTCAAGGATGCTGGCATCTCCGCTAAGGAGATTGATGAGGTTCTACTGGTTGGTGGTATGACTAGAGTACCAAAGGTCCAGGAGGTTGTTTCTCAGATATTCAACAAGCCACCAAGCAAGGGTGTCAATCCTGATGAGGCTGTCGCCATGGGAGCTGCTATCCAGGGTGGCATTTTGAGGGGTGATGTGAAGGAGCTCCTCTTGCTGGATGTCACACCTCTCTCCCTTGGTATTGAGACCCTTGGTGGCATCTTTACAAGGCTAATAAACAGGAACACCACAATTCCAACCAAGAAGAGCCAGGTCTTCTCTACTGCTGCAGATAACCAGACACAGGTTGGAGTCAAGGTGCTTCAGGGTGAGAGGGAGATGGCTGCAGATaacaagctccttggcgaattcCAGCTTGAGGGCATTCCACCAGCTCCAAGGGGCGTGCCCCAGATAGAGGTTACCTTTGACATTGATGCCAATGGCATTGTGAAGGTGTCAGCTAAGGACAAAGCCACAGGCAAAGAACAAGAAATCACCATCAAGTCTTCTGGGGGTTTGTCAGAGGTTGAAATTGAGAAGATGGTGAAGGAGGCTGAGCTACATGCTCAGAAGGATCAGGAAAGGAAGTCTCTTATTGATCTTAAGAACTCTGCAGATACCACGATCTACAGCATTGAGAAGAGTGTCAGCGAGTACAAGGACAAGGTCCCTGCTGAAGTCACCAAGGAGATCGAGTCTGCTGTCTCTGATCTGAGGGCAGCTATGGCTGAGGACGATCTGGAGAAGATCAAGCAGAAGCTGGAAGCAGCAAACAAGGCTGTGTCAAAGATTGGAGAGCACATGCAACAAGGTGGTGGTGGCAGCACtggcagcagcggcagcagtAGTGGTGGAGACCAGACTCCAGAAGCTGAGTACCAGGACGCAAAGGAAGCCAAGATGTAG